Proteins from a single region of Chanodichthys erythropterus isolate Z2021 chromosome 13, ASM2448905v1, whole genome shotgun sequence:
- the c13h9orf85 gene encoding uncharacterized protein C9orf85 homolog, giving the protein MSCQKGNVSRSRGQKHQNVTAFKNDKYGASAQVKKAKTKVHDGVCQHCKDVLEWKVKYNKYKPLTQLRKCVKCLQKTVKDAYHIICKPCALKLELCAKCGKKEEIVIPLDQKEEGEVEDTNKPNKGNGQQKGEEDEDFDDIGTSNDECDSDPEAEGN; this is encoded by the exons ATGAGCTGTCAAAAAGGAAATGTTTCCCGTTCGCGAGGCCAAAAACACCAAAACGTAACTGCCTTCAAAAATGACAAGTACGGTGCAAGCGCACAAGTTAAG AAAGCCAAAACAAAGGTTCATGATGGTGTTTGCCAGCACTGCAAAGATGTGCTAGAGTGGAAAGTCAAGTACAACAAATACAAGCCCCTTACACAGCTACGAAAATG tgtgaAGTGTCTTCAGAAAACAGTGAAGGATGCCTATCATATCATATGTAAGCCATGTGCTCTAAAGTTGGAGCTTTGTGCCAAATGTGGGAAAAAGGAAGAGATTGTTATTCC GCTTGACCAAAAGGAAGAAGGAGAGGTAGAAGACACCAACAAGCCAAATAAAGGAAATGGGCAGCAGAAAGGGGAGGAGGATGAAGATTTCGATGACATTGGCACTAGCAATGATGAATGTGATAGTGATCCAGAAGCTGaaggaaattaa